In Chrysiogenes arsenatis DSM 11915, the following proteins share a genomic window:
- a CDS encoding transporter substrate-binding domain-containing protein, which yields MQPLRRTTRHFFGFTFLCCLLVFAVKNSFARPEGLQLTPAEKEFLDSHHEIVFVSQTHYPPFEFIDDYGTRSGMMIELARWISSEVGFHARFIDTSFLEAQQALLSGEADILTSFLGLSIILCK from the coding sequence ATGCAACCTTTACGTCGCACCACTCGCCATTTCTTTGGGTTCACTTTCCTGTGCTGCCTACTCGTTTTCGCAGTAAAGAATTCTTTTGCGCGCCCAGAAGGGCTTCAGCTTACACCTGCGGAAAAAGAGTTCCTTGATTCGCATCACGAAATTGTCTTTGTCAGTCAAACACACTACCCACCGTTTGAGTTTATCGACGACTATGGAACGCGCAGTGGGATGATGATTGAGCTTGCACGTTGGATCAGTTCTGAAGTTGGTTTCCATGCTCGCTTTATTGACACCAGCTTTCTCGAAGCACAACAGGCATTGCTAAGCGGAGAAGCAGATATTCTGACCAGTTTTTTGGGTCTGTCAATAATTTTGTGTAAGTAG